In the genome of Streptomyces sp. V2I9, one region contains:
- a CDS encoding alkaline phosphatase PhoX: protein MSTAPRSTATRRQVLAGSGAAAAIAFTGAFSELFAGTAAARGHGGYGPLVPDPDGLLDLPKGFRYRVLSRQGEPLRSGEGPVPGNHDGMTALPGRNGRVHLVRNHENRHTAAIGVPTVAGLTYDPAAKGGCTALELDGRNKVLGERVAIAGTAVNCAGGPTPWRTWLTCEENEDRAGTNGYTKDHGFIFEVDGADPRRTGAVPLTAMGRFQHEAIAVDPKSGIVYETEDAFDRPFGLFYRFLPEKPLGGTGSLRAGGALEAMRVPGVPDLSAVQETGASFDRIEWVPVPDPLAKETAIRFQDFGPKGITHAQKLEGCYWGGSSVYFVSSFARSDEGSAADHYGQVWRYEPKKRRLTLVVLFGPDSDIQLPGESPDNICLAADGGLMVCEDGGGAQYVLGVTRRGEVYTMARGRQNIGTPREPEWGEFAGVVFSPDGSTMYVNCYTPGTTFAVTGPWC from the coding sequence ATGTCAACCGCACCTCGCTCCACCGCAACGCGACGACAGGTCCTGGCCGGCAGCGGCGCGGCCGCCGCGATCGCCTTCACGGGGGCCTTCTCCGAACTCTTCGCGGGCACGGCCGCCGCGCGTGGCCACGGCGGCTACGGCCCCCTCGTCCCCGACCCGGACGGCCTGCTCGATCTGCCGAAAGGATTCCGCTACCGGGTGCTGTCCCGGCAGGGTGAGCCGCTGCGCTCCGGCGAAGGCCCGGTGCCCGGCAACCACGACGGCATGACGGCGCTTCCGGGCCGTAACGGCCGGGTGCACCTCGTCCGCAACCACGAGAACCGGCACACCGCCGCGATCGGCGTCCCGACCGTCGCGGGGCTGACGTACGACCCGGCGGCCAAGGGCGGCTGTACGGCCCTGGAGCTGGACGGCCGCAACAAGGTCCTGGGCGAGCGCGTGGCCATCGCCGGTACGGCGGTCAACTGCGCGGGCGGGCCCACTCCGTGGCGTACCTGGCTGACCTGCGAGGAGAACGAGGACAGGGCCGGGACCAACGGGTACACCAAGGACCACGGCTTCATCTTCGAGGTGGACGGCGCCGATCCGCGCCGCACCGGGGCCGTCCCGCTGACCGCGATGGGCCGCTTCCAGCACGAGGCGATCGCCGTGGACCCGAAGTCCGGAATCGTGTACGAGACGGAGGACGCGTTCGACAGGCCGTTCGGTCTGTTCTACCGCTTCCTGCCCGAGAAGCCGCTCGGCGGCACCGGTTCGCTCCGGGCGGGCGGGGCGCTGGAGGCGATGCGGGTGCCGGGCGTGCCCGATCTCTCCGCCGTCCAGGAGACCGGCGCGAGCTTCGACCGGATCGAGTGGGTTCCCGTGCCGGATCCGCTGGCCAAGGAGACGGCGATCCGCTTCCAGGACTTCGGCCCGAAGGGCATCACGCACGCCCAGAAGCTGGAGGGCTGCTACTGGGGCGGCTCCTCGGTCTACTTCGTCTCCAGCTTCGCCCGCAGCGACGAGGGCTCGGCGGCCGACCACTACGGGCAGGTCTGGCGCTACGAGCCGAAGAAGCGGCGGCTCACCCTGGTCGTGCTCTTCGGCCCGGACAGCGACATCCAGCTGCCGGGCGAGTCCCCCGACAACATCTGCCTGGCGGCGGACGGCGGGCTGATGGTCTGCGAGGACGGCGGCGGCGCTCAGTACGTGCTCGGGGTGACCCGGCGCGGGGAGGTGTACACGATGGCGCGCGGGCGGCAGAACATCGGGACGCCCCGGGAGCCGGAGTGGGGCGAGTTCGCGGGCGTCGTCTTCTCACCGGACGGTTCGACGATGTACGTGAACTGCTACACGCCGGGGACGACGTTCGCGGTGACGGGGCCGTGGTGCTGA
- a CDS encoding S1 RNA-binding domain-containing protein, protein MSSPGVRNSGRSCPVGVFVDIGDEVAGLVPFREIDGRPAASRAEAFEAGERIAVVVAHIDTPNRRVFLSRSECVPYAGVVPPT, encoded by the coding sequence ATGAGCAGTCCGGGAGTCCGGAACTCCGGGCGTTCCTGTCCCGTCGGCGTCTTCGTCGACATCGGGGATGAGGTGGCCGGGCTGGTCCCCTTCAGAGAGATCGACGGTCGCCCGGCGGCGAGTCGGGCGGAAGCCTTCGAGGCCGGAGAGCGCATCGCCGTCGTCGTCGCGCACATCGATACGCCGAACCGCCGCGTGTTCCTCTCCAGGTCGGAGTGTGTCCCGTACGCAGGTGTCGTACCGCCCACGTGA
- a CDS encoding OsmC family protein, whose amino-acid sequence MATTRHAHTVWEGNLIEGKGVVSLDSSGIGEYPVSWPARSEQANGMTSPEELIAAAHSSCFSMALSHGLAGAGTPPTKLETKADVTFQPGTGITGIHLTVQGTVPGLDEADFVKAAEDAKANCPVSQALSGTTITLTASLA is encoded by the coding sequence ATGGCTACCACGCGTCACGCGCACACGGTCTGGGAAGGCAACCTGATCGAGGGCAAGGGGGTCGTCTCCCTCGACTCCTCCGGCATCGGGGAGTACCCCGTCTCCTGGCCCGCGCGCTCGGAGCAGGCGAACGGCATGACCAGCCCGGAGGAGCTGATCGCGGCCGCGCACTCCAGCTGCTTCTCGATGGCGCTCTCCCACGGGCTGGCCGGGGCCGGCACCCCGCCCACCAAGCTGGAGACGAAGGCCGACGTGACCTTCCAGCCCGGCACCGGCATCACCGGCATCCACCTCACGGTCCAGGGCACGGTCCCCGGTCTCGACGAGGCGGACTTCGTGAAGGCGGCCGAGGACGCCAAGGCGAACTGCCCGGTCAGCCAGGCCCTTTCGGGCACGACGATCACCCTGACGGCGTCGCTGGCCTGA
- a CDS encoding DUF4142 domain-containing protein, whose translation MRRINGTALIIAAPAATLVAIAFPVWSYADRSGTGEANLNASSVATRWGPLSATDRDFLVKVRLAGLWELPAGQQAIERAPSEATKAAGDHLVVGHTDLDRRARDVAAKLGVELPNQPTAQQQGWLRELTAASGDDYERTFANLLRAAHGKVFGLIGQVRHTTRSTLIRQLASDANQTVLDHITMLEATGLVDFDALAREAAGGSTVSPSGPPMPRDGQAPLAPVPVTPTGDRSFTSRPVPPTMMPMP comes from the coding sequence TTGCGACGCATCAACGGCACGGCCCTCATCATCGCGGCGCCGGCCGCCACCCTGGTGGCGATCGCGTTCCCGGTCTGGTCGTACGCGGACCGCTCCGGCACCGGCGAGGCGAACCTCAACGCCTCCAGCGTCGCCACCCGGTGGGGGCCGCTCTCCGCGACCGACCGGGACTTCCTGGTCAAGGTGCGGCTCGCCGGGCTGTGGGAACTGCCCGCCGGGCAGCAGGCGATCGAACGGGCCCCCAGCGAGGCGACGAAGGCCGCCGGGGACCACCTCGTCGTCGGCCACACGGACCTGGACCGGCGGGCGCGGGACGTGGCGGCGAAGCTCGGGGTGGAGCTGCCCAACCAGCCGACCGCCCAGCAGCAGGGCTGGCTGCGGGAGCTGACGGCGGCGAGCGGGGACGACTACGAGCGGACGTTCGCCAACCTCCTGCGGGCCGCCCACGGCAAGGTCTTCGGTCTGATCGGCCAGGTCCGCCACACCACCCGTAGCACGCTGATCCGGCAGCTGGCCAGTGACGCCAACCAGACCGTGCTGGACCACATCACCATGCTGGAGGCCACCGGCCTCGTCGACTTCGATGCCCTGGCGCGCGAGGCGGCCGGCGGATCCACGGTCAGTCCCTCGGGCCCGCCGATGCCGCGGGACGGGCAGGCTCCCCTGGCACCGGTGCCGGTGACACCGACGGGCGACCGGTCCTTCACCTCGCGCCCCGTACCGCCCACGATGATGCCGATGCCATGA
- a CDS encoding indole-3-glycerol phosphate synthase yields MIEKPLTPEDVDFVTTLHGEERISFVVLLQPRGDQADVLLRAIDDVAMGELKEAVREGEEPEGGEAREPAEMGLEYSLRALRQAGAEAVGQVIEDHPLDRLKTVVEEAGADEVIVLTAPHYVEEFFHRDWASRARHKVGVPVLKLFAHSE; encoded by the coding sequence ATGATCGAGAAGCCGCTCACTCCCGAGGACGTGGACTTCGTCACCACGCTCCACGGCGAGGAGCGGATCTCGTTCGTCGTTCTGTTGCAGCCGCGCGGCGACCAGGCCGATGTTCTGCTGCGCGCGATCGACGACGTGGCGATGGGGGAGCTGAAGGAAGCGGTCCGCGAGGGGGAGGAGCCGGAGGGCGGCGAGGCCCGCGAGCCCGCGGAGATGGGTCTCGAATACTCGCTCCGCGCCCTGCGCCAGGCGGGAGCCGAGGCGGTCGGGCAGGTGATCGAGGACCACCCCCTCGACAGGCTGAAGACCGTCGTCGAGGAGGCGGGCGCCGACGAGGTCATCGTCCTGACCGCCCCGCACTACGTGGAGGAGTTCTTCCACCGCGACTGGGCCTCCCGCGCCCGCCACAAGGTCGGCGTCCCGGTGCTCAAGCTCTTCGCGCACAGCGAATAG
- a CDS encoding DUF692 domain-containing protein produces the protein MELGIGIGWRPEIAHEVEALTGIDWVEAVAENLCGGHLPDSLVRLRERGVTVVPHGVALGLGGADRPDPDRLAALAARAELLGAPLVTEHIAFVRAGGPLTASPRLEAGHLLPVPRTRDALDVLCENVRIAQDSLPVPLALENIAALITWPDEELTEGRFLAELVERTGVRLLIDVANLHTNHVNLGQDPAKALDELPVEAIAYVHVAGGVERNGVWHDTHAHPVTAPVLEVLAELRSRVDPPGVLLERDDAFPPGEELAGELEAIRATLREAAPPTGPASPEGPRPAVRGRDRAPAVRVPEATVPEATASDTTVPDTTVPEVPVPGGPDVSATTRDRIAVAQTALLSALVAGTPAPEGFAPARLRVQSRALAAKRADVVAKVAPELPEILGDGYRAAFLAYAGSRPMSGGYRRDALDFAERVLITGGPADPLARRELTYWWQDRSGARPPGRATRLVRAARAVLAGKK, from the coding sequence ATGGAACTGGGCATCGGCATCGGCTGGCGGCCGGAGATCGCGCACGAGGTCGAAGCGCTGACCGGGATCGACTGGGTGGAGGCCGTCGCGGAGAACCTCTGCGGCGGCCACCTCCCGGACTCCCTGGTACGGCTCCGGGAGCGCGGCGTCACCGTCGTACCGCACGGAGTGGCGCTCGGCCTGGGCGGCGCGGACCGGCCCGACCCCGACCGCCTCGCCGCTCTCGCGGCGCGCGCCGAACTGCTGGGGGCGCCGCTGGTGACCGAGCACATCGCGTTCGTACGGGCCGGGGGGCCGCTGACCGCGTCGCCGAGGCTGGAGGCGGGGCACCTGCTGCCGGTGCCGCGCACGCGGGACGCGCTCGACGTGCTGTGCGAGAACGTGCGGATCGCGCAGGACTCGCTGCCGGTACCGCTCGCCCTGGAGAACATCGCGGCGCTGATCACCTGGCCCGACGAGGAGCTGACCGAGGGCCGGTTCCTGGCGGAGCTGGTCGAGCGGACCGGGGTGCGGCTGCTGATCGACGTCGCCAACCTGCACACCAACCACGTCAACCTCGGCCAGGACCCGGCGAAGGCGCTGGACGAGCTGCCGGTGGAGGCCATCGCGTACGTCCATGTGGCGGGCGGGGTAGAGCGGAACGGTGTCTGGCACGACACGCACGCCCACCCGGTGACCGCTCCGGTGCTGGAGGTGCTGGCCGAACTGCGCTCGCGGGTCGATCCGCCGGGCGTCCTGCTGGAGCGGGACGACGCCTTCCCGCCGGGCGAGGAGCTGGCGGGCGAACTGGAGGCGATCCGCGCGACCCTGCGGGAAGCGGCTCCCCCGACGGGCCCGGCGTCCCCGGAGGGCCCGCGTCCCGCGGTGCGGGGAAGGGACCGGGCGCCCGCCGTTCGCGTTCCCGAAGCGACCGTTCCCGAAGCGACCGCTTCCGACACGACCGTTCCCGACACGACCGTTCCCGAAGTCCCCGTTCCGGGCGGCCCCGACGTCTCCGCCACCACCCGCGACCGGATCGCCGTCGCGCAGACCGCACTGCTCTCCGCGCTGGTGGCGGGAACCCCGGCCCCCGAGGGCTTCGCCCCCGCGCGGCTGCGGGTCCAGAGCCGGGCTCTGGCCGCCAAGCGCGCGGACGTCGTCGCCAAGGTCGCCCCGGAACTGCCGGAGATCCTCGGCGACGGCTACCGCGCCGCGTTCCTCGCGTACGCCGGGAGCCGTCCGATGTCCGGCGGATACCGGCGCGATGCCCTGGACTTCGCCGAGCGGGTGCTCATCACGGGCGGCCCCGCCGATCCCCTGGCGCGGCGCGAACTGACGTACTGGTGGCAGGACCGGTCGGGCGCCCGGCCGCCGGGCCGTGCCACCCGCCTGGTCCGCGCGGCCCGTGCCGTTCTCGCAGGGAAGAAGTAG
- a CDS encoding AIM24 family protein, whose translation MKSDLFSSEHLAQPATAPGMTLQNAKSIKYAVNGEMHARQGSMIAFRGNLQFERKGQGIGGMLKRAVTGEGLALMAVRGQGEAWFAHEAANCFIVELDQGDAITINGRNVLCFDPTLSYEIKTVKGAGMVGGGLFNSVFTGYGKLGLMCEGNPIVIPVTSAQPVYVDTDAVVGWSQQLTTSLHRSQSVGSMVRGGSGEAVQLMLQGEGFVIVRPSEARPEKTSG comes from the coding sequence ATGAAGAGCGATCTCTTTTCCAGCGAGCACCTGGCCCAGCCGGCCACCGCCCCCGGTATGACCCTCCAGAACGCCAAGTCGATCAAGTACGCCGTCAACGGGGAGATGCACGCCCGGCAGGGATCGATGATCGCCTTCCGCGGCAACCTCCAGTTCGAGCGCAAGGGCCAGGGCATCGGCGGCATGCTCAAGCGCGCGGTCACCGGCGAGGGCCTGGCGCTGATGGCCGTCCGGGGCCAGGGCGAGGCGTGGTTCGCCCACGAGGCGGCCAACTGTTTCATCGTGGAGCTGGACCAGGGCGACGCCATCACGATCAACGGCCGTAACGTTCTCTGCTTCGACCCCACGCTCTCCTACGAGATCAAGACGGTGAAGGGCGCCGGCATGGTCGGCGGCGGCCTCTTCAACAGCGTCTTCACGGGCTACGGCAAGCTCGGCCTGATGTGCGAGGGCAACCCCATCGTGATCCCCGTGACCTCCGCCCAGCCGGTGTACGTGGACACGGACGCGGTTGTCGGCTGGAGCCAGCAGCTCACGACGAGCCTGCACCGCTCCCAGAGCGTCGGCTCGATGGTGCGCGGCGGCTCCGGCGAGGCGGTCCAGCTGATGCTCCAGGGCGAGGGCTTCGTCATCGTCCGCCCGAGCGAGGCCAGGCCGGAGAAGACCTCCGGCTGA
- a CDS encoding TIGR04222 domain-containing membrane protein, producing MNALALLLNLATLVSAVLLIAAVVASRSRRPPAGPFPSVHDLYEGAFLNGGPARVVDTALTALHADGRVLIGGPGIISVQRPQANDPVERAVLQELATAPSGALHLVREAVMRHPAVQEIGDGLAQRGLLVPPAASRTVRRWGRVQGVSCLIAFPVSIVLTFAQYVSSHHPYEGLPVPFVLKVLPAIVLGGISGLVVASASAKRITGAGRRAVQGFVAAHARAATPAQLVATRGLRALPDPALYAQLVAAARLGARGRRSFAYTSGSTTAGVTVVAATTVWCAASGPGGSSCGGSSGGGSGSGCGGGSGCSSGCGGGGGSSCGGGGSSCGSSGGSSCGGGGGSSCGGGG from the coding sequence ATGAACGCACTCGCTCTGCTGCTGAACCTGGCGACCCTCGTCTCGGCCGTGCTGCTCATCGCGGCCGTGGTCGCCTCCCGGTCCCGCCGCCCGCCGGCCGGCCCCTTCCCCTCCGTCCACGACCTCTACGAAGGGGCGTTCCTCAACGGCGGCCCGGCCAGGGTCGTGGACACCGCCCTCACCGCCCTGCACGCGGACGGCCGGGTACTCATCGGCGGTCCCGGCATCATCTCCGTCCAGCGTCCGCAGGCGAACGACCCGGTGGAACGCGCCGTGCTCCAGGAGCTGGCGACCGCCCCGAGCGGGGCGCTGCACCTGGTGCGGGAAGCGGTGATGCGCCACCCGGCCGTGCAGGAGATCGGTGACGGGCTGGCACAGCGGGGGCTGCTCGTGCCGCCCGCCGCGAGCCGCACCGTACGGCGCTGGGGGCGGGTCCAGGGTGTGAGCTGCCTGATCGCGTTCCCGGTCTCCATCGTGCTCACGTTCGCCCAGTACGTGTCGTCCCACCACCCCTACGAGGGCCTGCCGGTCCCGTTCGTCCTGAAAGTGCTGCCCGCGATCGTCCTCGGCGGGATCAGCGGTCTCGTCGTCGCCTCGGCGTCGGCGAAGCGGATCACCGGAGCGGGTCGCCGCGCCGTCCAGGGGTTCGTGGCCGCCCACGCCCGGGCGGCCACCCCCGCCCAGCTGGTCGCCACGCGGGGGCTGCGTGCCCTGCCGGACCCGGCGCTGTACGCCCAACTGGTCGCGGCGGCACGGCTGGGCGCCCGGGGCCGGCGGTCCTTCGCGTACACCTCCGGGTCCACGACGGCGGGAGTCACCGTCGTCGCCGCCACGACGGTCTGGTGCGCCGCGTCCGGCCCCGGCGGGTCGAGCTGCGGCGGGTCCAGCGGGGGCGGCTCCGGGTCGGGGTGCGGCGGCGGGTCCGGGTGCTCCTCGGGGTGCGGGGGAGGCGGCGGTTCGAGCTGCGGGGGCGGCGGCTCCAGCTGCGGCAGCTCGGGCGGTTCCAGCTGCGGGGGCGGGGGCGGGTCGAGCTGCGGCGGCGGTGGCTGA
- a CDS encoding peptidyl-tRNA hydrolase: MTSDDTPTPAPDSPFRSGAADRDQAPQFVLPLVLHLEKTDPPARTDALRAAARAVLAILSDERSLGDGAWAEAMRDWQDARIRKVVRRARGAEWRKAAALDGITVTGEDGAEVRVFPPIPLDGWPKELAKLQVSGTELEDPEPPAAPDPEGPVLWLNPEVDMSAGKTMAQVGHGAQLAWWELSDTERKAWREAGFPLSVATPGAERWRELTASGLPVVRDAGFTEIAPGSCTVIADHPALRR; this comes from the coding sequence GTGACCAGCGACGACACCCCCACTCCCGCTCCCGACAGCCCGTTCCGCAGCGGCGCGGCCGACCGCGACCAGGCGCCGCAGTTCGTCCTGCCGCTGGTGCTCCACCTGGAGAAGACGGACCCGCCCGCCCGTACCGACGCCCTGCGGGCGGCCGCCCGTGCGGTGCTGGCGATCCTCTCCGACGAGCGGTCCCTCGGGGACGGCGCGTGGGCGGAGGCGATGCGGGACTGGCAGGACGCCCGCATCCGCAAGGTCGTGCGCCGGGCGCGCGGCGCGGAGTGGCGCAAGGCGGCGGCGCTCGACGGCATCACGGTGACGGGCGAGGACGGCGCGGAGGTACGGGTCTTCCCGCCGATCCCGCTGGACGGCTGGCCCAAGGAGCTGGCCAAGCTCCAGGTGTCGGGCACCGAGCTGGAGGACCCCGAGCCGCCGGCCGCCCCCGACCCGGAGGGCCCGGTGCTCTGGCTGAACCCCGAGGTCGACATGTCGGCCGGAAAGACGATGGCCCAGGTGGGGCACGGGGCGCAGCTCGCCTGGTGGGAGCTGTCCGACACCGAGCGCAAGGCGTGGCGCGAGGCCGGGTTCCCGCTCTCCGTGGCCACCCCCGGAGCGGAGCGCTGGCGGGAGCTGACGGCGAGCGGGCTGCCGGTCGTGCGGGACGCGGGATTCACCGAGATCGCTCCGGGCTCCTGCACCGTGATCGCCGATCACCCGGCGCTGCGCCGCTGA
- the zapE gene encoding cell division protein ZapE: protein MSSSTAFPGQSPLSETAPLSLCAREPHVPADRLVAEMVPPPRFDSVRFDTYVPDPNQPSQSEAVTVLAGFAAGLGGAHATGSGRRRWFGSKKPAAPAGPRGVYLDGGYGVGKTHLLASLWHATPAEPSLKAFGTFVELTNLVGALGFQQTVRTLSGHRLLCIDEFELDDPGDTVLVSSLLSRLVEAGVALAATSNTLPGKLGEGRFAAADFLREIQGLSAHFRPLRIDGEDYRHRGLPEAPPPYTDEQVTRTAYATPGASLDDFPALLGHLAKVHPSRYGALTDELGAVCLTGVTAVPDQSTALRLVVLADRLYDREVPVLASGLPFDQLFSDEMLNGGYRKKYFRAISRLTALARDAKSLVAQ, encoded by the coding sequence GTGTCGTCATCCACCGCGTTTCCGGGGCAGAGCCCCCTCTCCGAAACGGCCCCGCTGTCCCTGTGCGCCCGCGAGCCGCACGTCCCCGCCGACCGTCTGGTCGCCGAGATGGTGCCGCCGCCGCGCTTCGATTCGGTGCGCTTCGACACGTACGTACCCGACCCGAACCAGCCCAGCCAGAGCGAGGCGGTCACGGTCCTGGCGGGGTTCGCCGCCGGGCTCGGCGGGGCGCACGCGACGGGGTCCGGCCGCCGCCGGTGGTTCGGGAGCAAGAAGCCGGCCGCGCCGGCCGGGCCGCGCGGGGTCTACCTCGACGGCGGCTACGGCGTCGGCAAGACCCACCTGCTGGCCTCCCTGTGGCACGCCACCCCGGCCGAGCCGTCGCTGAAGGCGTTCGGCACGTTCGTGGAGCTGACGAACCTGGTGGGCGCGCTGGGCTTCCAGCAGACCGTGCGGACGCTCAGCGGGCACCGGCTCCTGTGCATCGACGAGTTCGAGCTGGACGATCCGGGTGACACGGTGCTGGTGTCGTCGCTGCTCAGCCGGCTGGTGGAGGCCGGAGTGGCGCTGGCCGCGACCTCGAACACGCTGCCGGGCAAGCTCGGTGAGGGCCGGTTCGCCGCCGCCGACTTCCTGCGCGAGATCCAGGGCCTGTCCGCGCACTTCCGTCCGTTGCGCATCGACGGCGAGGACTACCGGCACCGCGGGCTGCCCGAGGCCCCGCCGCCGTACACGGACGAGCAGGTGACCCGGACCGCGTATGCCACGCCGGGCGCGTCGCTGGACGACTTCCCGGCGCTGCTGGGCCACCTGGCCAAGGTGCACCCGAGCCGGTACGGGGCGCTCACCGACGAGCTGGGCGCGGTGTGCCTGACCGGGGTGACGGCGGTGCCCGACCAGTCGACCGCCCTGCGCCTGGTGGTGCTGGCCGACCGGCTGTACGACCGGGAGGTCCCGGTGCTGGCCTCGGGGCTGCCGTTCGACCAGCTGTTCAGCGACGAGATGCTGAACGGCGGGTACCGGAAGAAGTACTTCCGTGCGATCTCCCGGCTGACCGCGCTGGCGCGTGACGCGAAGAGCCTGGTGGCGCAGTAG
- a CDS encoding alpha/beta hydrolase, giving the protein MRTAALYTTIGSLVLSALATAPAAARDGRGPAEARGTAIAAARAASVGIDFGPCPQEEMLPDSLTCGTVKVPLDYARPDGRQLELTVSRTPATGPAEDRQGAFVYNPGGPGASSITFPMAGELPEWKEIAEAYDLVGYAPRGVNGSSAPLSCQDPSAYTKGPTDAPTHPTRAEKERRVARAQDYARGCAERAGETLRHYTSLNNARDLDVLRAALGESRLTFMGASYGTYFGALYATLFPSHVRRMVFDSVADPDPEQIWYRSNMGQSMAFERRWEDFRRWVAKHDDVYHLGTTPEAVGRHYDAVRAELAVEPAGGKVGPGQLHAAFLSAGYYDDYWAMRATALSEYVRGNPEPLVAQASPRAVAAKDNENAQAVYTAVECNDAPWPEDFAVWDRDHTELARVAPFEAWDNAFTNLPCAFWPAPRQRPLEVGARWGALPPVLILAAERDAATPYEGALELRRRLPGSSLVTERGAGTHGVGGAGNSCVDDHLRRYLLTGEVPGRGADCAARPEPNAVSLD; this is encoded by the coding sequence GTGAGAACAGCTGCGCTCTACACGACGATCGGCTCCCTGGTCCTGTCCGCCCTGGCCACCGCTCCCGCGGCCGCCCGGGACGGCCGGGGCCCCGCCGAGGCACGGGGCACCGCGATCGCCGCCGCCCGCGCCGCGTCCGTCGGGATCGACTTCGGCCCCTGCCCGCAGGAGGAGATGCTTCCGGACTCCCTGACGTGCGGCACGGTGAAGGTTCCCCTCGACTACGCCCGGCCGGACGGGCGGCAGCTCGAACTGACCGTCAGCCGTACCCCGGCCACCGGCCCCGCCGAGGACCGGCAGGGCGCGTTCGTCTACAACCCCGGTGGCCCCGGCGCCTCCAGCATCACCTTCCCGATGGCCGGGGAACTGCCGGAGTGGAAGGAGATCGCCGAGGCGTACGACCTGGTCGGCTACGCCCCGCGTGGGGTGAACGGCTCGTCCGCGCCGCTGAGTTGCCAGGACCCGTCCGCGTACACGAAGGGTCCGACCGACGCCCCGACCCACCCGACGCGGGCGGAGAAGGAGCGGCGCGTCGCCCGTGCCCAGGACTACGCGCGGGGGTGCGCCGAGCGCGCGGGAGAGACGCTGCGGCACTACACCTCGCTGAACAACGCGCGGGACCTGGACGTCCTGCGGGCCGCGCTCGGGGAAAGCCGGCTGACGTTCATGGGGGCGTCCTACGGGACGTACTTCGGTGCGCTGTACGCGACCCTGTTCCCCTCCCACGTACGGCGCATGGTCTTCGACTCGGTGGCCGATCCGGACCCGGAGCAGATCTGGTACCGCTCCAACATGGGCCAGTCGATGGCCTTCGAGCGGCGGTGGGAGGACTTCCGGCGCTGGGTGGCGAAACACGACGACGTGTACCACCTGGGCACCACCCCGGAGGCCGTGGGCCGGCACTACGACGCGGTGCGCGCCGAGTTGGCGGTGGAACCGGCGGGCGGCAAGGTCGGGCCGGGGCAGCTGCACGCGGCGTTCCTGTCGGCCGGGTACTACGACGACTACTGGGCGATGCGGGCGACGGCGCTGTCGGAGTACGTCCGGGGCAACCCGGAGCCGCTGGTGGCCCAGGCGTCCCCGCGGGCGGTGGCGGCCAAGGACAACGAGAACGCGCAGGCGGTGTACACGGCGGTCGAGTGCAACGACGCGCCGTGGCCGGAGGACTTCGCGGTGTGGGACCGCGACCACACGGAGCTGGCGCGCGTCGCGCCGTTCGAGGCGTGGGACAACGCCTTCACCAATCTGCCGTGCGCGTTCTGGCCGGCGCCCCGGCAGCGGCCGCTGGAGGTCGGGGCGCGGTGGGGCGCGCTGCCGCCGGTGCTGATCCTGGCGGCGGAGCGGGACGCGGCCACCCCGTACGAGGGGGCGCTGGAGCTGCGGAGGCGGCTGCCCGGTTCGTCCCTGGTGACCGAGCGGGGCGCGGGGACGCACGGGGTCGGCGGGGCCGGGAATTCGTGCGTGGACGACCATCTGCGCCGGTATCTGCTGACCGGCGAGGTACCGGGGCGGGGGGCGGACTGCGCCGCGCGTCCGGAGCCCAACGCGGTGTCGCTGGACTGA
- a CDS encoding polysaccharide deacetylase family protein produces the protein MAPGPAGRTPVFTRRVTGGGGNAGGRSAEKVLALTFDADMTADQGRRAASGERFDNPELVALLRRLKVPSTVFMTGRWAEEYPAQAKAIGADPLFEVANHSYSHHAFSSPCYGLPVVDRALMTADVERAFAAFRKAGVRNVVPYFRFPGGCYDDAALRALAPANVTAVQWDVVSGDAFATDADAVADQVLEGVRAGSLVVMHCTRSAAPATEAAVRRIVPELRARGYRFVKVSELMGDGGR, from the coding sequence ATGGCCCCCGGCCCGGCGGGCCGTACCCCGGTCTTCACGCGGAGGGTGACGGGCGGGGGCGGAAACGCGGGCGGCCGGTCGGCGGAGAAGGTCCTGGCCCTGACGTTCGACGCGGACATGACGGCCGACCAGGGCCGCCGAGCCGCCTCCGGCGAACGTTTCGACAACCCGGAACTGGTCGCGCTGCTCCGCCGGTTGAAGGTGCCCTCCACCGTCTTCATGACCGGGCGCTGGGCCGAGGAGTACCCGGCGCAGGCGAAGGCCATCGGGGCCGACCCCCTGTTCGAGGTCGCCAACCACTCGTACAGCCATCACGCCTTCAGCTCCCCCTGCTACGGGCTGCCGGTGGTCGACAGGGCCCTGATGACCGCCGACGTGGAACGCGCCTTCGCCGCGTTCCGGAAGGCGGGGGTGCGGAACGTGGTTCCTTACTTCCGCTTCCCCGGCGGCTGCTACGACGACGCGGCGCTCCGCGCGCTGGCCCCGGCGAACGTGACGGCCGTGCAGTGGGACGTGGTCAGCGGCGACGCCTTCGCCACGGACGCCGACGCGGTGGCCGACCAGGTCCTGGAGGGGGTACGCGCGGGGTCCCTGGTGGTGATGCACTGCACCCGCAGCGCTGCCCCGGCCACGGAGGCGGCGGTACGCCGGATCGTGCCGGAACTCCGCGCGCGCGGCTACCGCTTCGTGAAGGTGTCGGAGCTGATGGGGGACGGCGGGCGGTAG